A stretch of the Lactuca sativa cultivar Salinas chromosome 9, Lsat_Salinas_v11, whole genome shotgun sequence genome encodes the following:
- the LOC111919239 gene encoding ankyrin repeat domain-containing protein 2B, translating into MSEVNEKVSDVKPKTNTEEKTDPAVKKTPSESSSSNTKSGTTPAIPSMPGAGIPANPFDFSSMAGLLNDPSVKELAEQIAKDPSFNQMAEQLQKTFHGGEAGGLPQFDTQQYYSTMQQVMQNPQFMNMAERLGSALMQDPSMSQMLESLSNPAQKDQLEERMARIKEDPSLKHILDDIETGGPTAMMKYWNDKDVLAKLGEAMGLPVTGDPTTAFGGNSGAGEAEEEEEEEVNEDDSIVHQTASTGDVEGLKKAIESGADKDEEDSEGRTALHFACGYGEVKCAQVLLEAGAKVDALDKNKNTALHYAAGYGRKECVALLLDNGAAVTLQNMDGKTPIDVAKLNNQNDVLKLLEKDAFL; encoded by the exons AAGAAAAGACTGATCCAGCTGTGAAGAAAACTCCCTCTGAATCAAGCTCCTCAAATACCAAATCTGGAACAACACCTGCAATACCATCTATGCCAGGAGCTGGAATTCCTGCAAATCCCTTTGACTTCTCATCTATGGCTGGTCTACTTAAT GATCCAAGTGTAAAGGAATTAGCTGAACAAATAGCAAAAGATCCATCATTCAACCAAATGGCAGAGCAACTCCAGAAGACCTTTCATGGAGGTGAAGCAGGAGGTCTCCCACAATTTGATACACAACAATACTATTCCACCATGCAACAGGTTATGCAAAACCCTCAGTTCATGAACATGGCTGAACGCCTTGGATCTGCCTTGATGCAg GATCCATCAATGTCTCAGATGCTTGAGAGTTTATCTAATCCAGCTCAAAAGGATCAGCTTGAAGAACGGATGGCACGTATCAAAGAAGATCCTTCATTGAAACATATTTTAGATGATATAGAAACTGGTGGGCCCACAGCAATGATGAA GTATTGGAATGACAAAGATGTTCTGGCAAAACTTGGTGAAGCAATGGGTCTTCCAGTGACAGGAGATCCTACTACAGCTTTTGGTGGAAATTCAGGAGCAGGTGaagctgaagaagaagaagaagaagaagtaaatGAAGATGACTCTATTGTTCATCAGACTGCTAGCACTGGTGATGTGGAG GGTTTGAAGAAGGCAATAGAGTCTGGTGCAGATAAGGATGAGGAAGATTCAGAAGGAAGGACAGCATTGCATTTTGCATGTGGATATGGAGAG GTGAAATGTGCTCAAGTTCTTCTTGAAGCCGGAGCCAAAGTTGATGCTTTAGACAAGAATAAAAACACCGCCCTTCACTATGCTGCTGGTTATGGAAGGAAAGAATGTGTTGCTCTTTTGCTCGATAACGGTGCTGCCGT TACGCTACAAAACATGGACGGGAAGACGCCAATCGATGTTGCGAAACTGAACAACCAGAACGATGTATTGAAGCTGTTGGAAAAGGATGCGTTTCTTTAA
- the LOC111919253 gene encoding ankyrin repeat domain-containing protein 2B-like, with amino-acid sequence MTARRNTNPSSSWINPIKGRARRKSIDFELRSPPPHSAQYEMNDGGNVQVQYYDKQKREQKQQQSMNGGDDVGNEYDEEEGEEFEDEDQSGNVDVHGGEADGCESKGDNEYWNAKDLLIKFGEEMSLPVKKVDAEKKECIVHKTAIIGFNESIILWGRQGGGRFRGKESLAFRMWIWGILLEVGAKVVALDNNNDTPLRYVAAYGEKECVALLLDYGADITLQDKDSDMPIDGAKLQN; translated from the exons ATGACTGCACGAAGAAACACTAACCCTTCATCAAGTTGGATCAATCCGATCAAGGGCAGAGCTAGAAGGAAGTCCATAGACTTTGAACTTCGATCACCACCACCGCACTCGGCTCAATACGAGATGAATGATGGAGGGAACGTTCAGGTCCAGTACTACGACAAGCAGAAGCGGGAACAAAAGCAGCAACAATCGATGAATGGCGGCGACGATGTTGGAAATGAGTATGATGAAGAAGAGGGCGAAGAATTCGAGGATGAAGATCAATCTGGAAACGTAGATGTTCATGGAGGAGAAGCTGATGGATGTGAAAGCAAGGGTGACAACGA ATACTGGAATGCCAAAGATCTTTTGATTAAATTTGGTGAAGAAATGAGTCTTCCAGTCAAAAAAGTTGATGCTGAAAAAAAAGAGTGTATTGTTCATAAGACTGCTATCATTG GGTTTAATGAGAGCATTATATTATGGGGGAGACAAGGAGGAGGAAGATTCAGAGGGAAGGAGAGCCTTGCATTTCGCATGTGGATTTGGGGAA TTCTCCTTGAGGTTGGAGCCAAAGTTGTTGCTTTAGATAATAATAACGACACCCCCTTGCGCTATGTTGCTGCTTATGGAGAGAAAGAATGCGTTGCCCTTTTGCTTGATTATGGTGCTGACAT TACACTACAAGACAAGGACAGTGACATGCCTATTGATGGTGCGAAACTGCAGAATTGA
- the LOC111919238 gene encoding uncharacterized protein At1g10890 — translation MARDRELSRSPSYKRRRYSRSPSPVVHRYSSRRYRSRRDRSSRSPYSHSRRRSRSISPRRHKSRSPTPRRHKRQKSRSTSLSPLPKSSSIAPIERKVVTEKTKIEEDEQKKRRQQEAELKLLEEETERRVEEAIRKKVEERLSSEYIKMEIKIRLEEGRKKVVRDVVEQLEREKEAAVIEATRKEEQARKEKEELERLVEENRKRIEEGQRREAMEQQRREEERYRELEELQRQKEEELHRKKQQEEEERAKQQKLLGKNKSRPKLSFAIGSK, via the exons ATGGCTCGAGATAGGGAATTGTCTCGGTCACCGTCGTATAAAAGGCGGAGGTATTCAAGGTCACCGTCGCCGGTGGTACACAGGTATAGCAGCCGACGATACAGAAGCCGAAGAGATAGAAGCAGCCGATCTCCTTATTCTCATAGCAG ACGAAGAAGCCGATCAATATCTCCTAGAAGACACAAGAGTCGCTCACCAACACCAAGGCGTCATAAAAGACAAAAAAGTAGGAGCACCTCATTGTCTCCTTTACCTAAGTCTTCCAGTATTGCCCCTATTGAGCGCAAAGTTGTCACTGAAAAAACCAAAATAGAAGAAGATGAACAAAAGAAAAG gcGTCAACAAGAAGCGGAATTGAAGTTATTGGAGGAAGAAACTGAAAGAAGAGTGGAGGAAGCTATAAGGAAGAAAGTCGAAGAAAGATTAAGTTCTGAATATATTAAGATGGAAATTAAGATACGATTGGAGGAGGGAAGGAAGAAAGTTGTGAGAGATGTTGTTGAGCAacttgagagagagaaagaagctgCAGTTATTGAGGCTACAAGAAAAGag gagCAAGCGCGAAAGGAGAAAGAAGAGTTGGAAAGGTTAGTAGAAGAGAACCGAAAGAGAATTGAAGAAGGTCAAAGGAGAGAAGCAATGGAGCAACAAAGAAGGGAAGAAGAACGATATAGGGAACTTGAAGAACTCCAAagacaaaaagaagaagaattaCATAGAAAAAAACAACAAGAGGAGGAAGAACGTGCAAAACAACAAAAACTACTCGGTAAAAACAAATCACGCCCAAAATTGTCATTTGCAATTGGGTCAAAGTAA